In Phaseolus vulgaris cultivar G19833 chromosome 10, P. vulgaris v2.0, whole genome shotgun sequence, a single genomic region encodes these proteins:
- the LOC137817871 gene encoding uncharacterized protein: MSIVVANFKFKIISKILTDRLVLMAARIISPNQYGFVQGRQIQDCIGIASEAINMFSEKVRGVLRPLPVKWDVPSPGWVKINIDATARGYPGLVTCGCIFRGSMGKFIGIFSALLEVEVAMVAEFYEVIHAVEEAQKMGRTNENQV; encoded by the exons ATGtcaattgttgttgctaatttcaaatttaagattatttccaagatactgACAGATAGGCTTGTACTTATGGCTGCTAGAAtaatttctcctaatcaatatgggtttgtgcagggtagacagattcaggattgcattggtattgcttctgaagctattaacatgttttctgaaaaggttagaggag ttcttcgtcctcttcctgttaaaTGGGATGtcccttcaccaggctgggttaaaattaacattgatgcgactgctaggggatatcctggtcttgtTACTTGTGGatgtatttttcgtgggagtatggggaaGTTTATTGGTATTTTCTCTGCGTTACTTGAAGTTGAAGTTGctatggttgctgagttttatgaagttatacatgctgtggaggaagctcaaaagatgggacgtactaat gaaaatcaggtttag